Proteins encoded by one window of Orbaceae bacterium BiB:
- a CDS encoding IS3 family transposase produces MIQACRHRYSLQWLCRCLGISRHYFYYQCKKNAYQRRLKYAQQILTIFNGSYQSYGTRRIRQALLTEGISVSRRYVAKVMKSLSLKSKYTQKCYKNNNKNVNSVTINNVLQRNFTVGMKATVIVADLTYIKVGKKWNYLCVLLDLSARKIAGYRVGQHKTAELVMSALSQIKAPLSSIALFHSDRGKEFDNQLLDGCFDLFGITRSLSNKGCPYDNAVSEATFKTIKTEFVKNTTLICPHFSGALFSNY; encoded by the coding sequence GTGATCCAAGCTTGCCGACATCGCTACTCGTTGCAGTGGTTATGTAGATGCTTAGGTATATCAAGGCATTATTTTTATTATCAGTGCAAAAAAAATGCGTATCAAAGAAGATTAAAATACGCCCAACAGATCTTAACGATTTTTAATGGTAGTTATCAGTCTTACGGAACAAGAAGAATACGGCAAGCACTGTTAACTGAAGGGATAAGCGTCTCTCGTCGTTATGTTGCAAAAGTGATGAAATCATTATCGCTAAAGTCAAAATACACCCAAAAATGTTACAAAAACAATAACAAAAACGTTAATTCCGTTACTATAAATAATGTATTGCAACGAAATTTTACAGTAGGAATGAAAGCCACCGTGATTGTTGCTGATTTGACTTATATAAAGGTCGGTAAAAAATGGAATTACCTTTGCGTATTACTTGATCTTTCAGCACGAAAAATCGCAGGCTATCGTGTTGGACAACATAAAACAGCAGAGCTTGTTATGTCAGCATTAAGCCAAATTAAAGCGCCTTTATCGTCAATTGCGTTATTTCATTCCGATAGAGGAAAAGAATTTGATAATCAATTGCTTGATGGATGTTTTGACCTGTTTGGGATCACCCGTTCACTAAGCAATAAGGGATGTCCTTACGATAATGCCGTGTCAGAAGCAACATTTAAGACAATTAAAACTGAGTTTGTAAAAAATACAACGTTGATCTGCCCACATTTTAGTGGAGCGTTATTTTCAAATTATTAA
- a CDS encoding IS3 family transposase encodes MARYEFIKKQNTLSKRRLFHLFDVSSSGYYAYLKRLPSQRTVFNQQLDKKIETLFEDHRHLYGYRRLHVELLEEGYCLSRERVRRRMHKLHLKAKQRKKYKQTTHSNHNKPVAENILDRHFTMDTPNQAWVCDITYIKVNGQWLYLAIVLALYSRKIIGWAMDTHMESSLVCQALTMALLHRGYPSKVIVHSDRGGQYCSDDYQAILTAYGLTCSMSRKGNCWDNAVAESFFHTLKTEWIYRHKLENMAQAKLMILWYIEVYYNRVRKHSYLNYLSPVQFEEKMI; translated from the coding sequence ATAGCAAGGTACGAATTTATTAAAAAGCAAAACACGCTATCTAAGCGTCGTTTATTTCATCTATTTGACGTGTCAAGTAGTGGTTACTATGCCTATTTAAAGCGATTACCGTCTCAGAGAACAGTGTTTAATCAGCAGCTTGACAAAAAGATTGAAACACTATTTGAAGATCATCGGCATCTCTATGGTTATCGGCGTTTACATGTCGAACTTTTGGAGGAAGGCTATTGTTTATCACGTGAACGAGTTCGTCGACGAATGCACAAGCTTCACCTTAAAGCAAAACAACGCAAAAAGTATAAACAAACAACGCACAGTAACCACAACAAACCGGTCGCTGAAAATATTTTAGATAGGCACTTTACCATGGACACACCTAATCAAGCTTGGGTATGCGATATAACTTATATTAAAGTGAACGGACAGTGGTTATACCTCGCGATTGTACTTGCTCTCTACTCTCGTAAAATCATAGGCTGGGCGATGGATACGCATATGGAAAGCTCGCTAGTTTGTCAAGCCTTAACTATGGCTTTGCTTCATCGGGGCTATCCGAGTAAAGTGATTGTTCATAGTGACCGTGGTGGCCAGTATTGTTCCGATGATTACCAAGCTATATTAACGGCTTATGGCTTAACGTGTAGTATGAGTCGCAAAGGTAACTGTTGGGATAATGCGGTGGCTGAAAGCTTTTTCCATACCTTAAAAACAGAATGGATTTACCGACACAAACTAGAAAATATGGCACAAGCTAAATTGATGATCTTGTGGTACATTGAGGTTTACTATAACCGAGTAAGAAAACATTCATATTTAAACTATTTATCACCTGTTCAATTTGAAGAAAAAATGATTTAA
- a CDS encoding transposase, with amino-acid sequence MSKKYDPQFKQEAINLALNSEQTYRQTANDLGINYKTFCNWMYQTMNKPTHQAIKSNKKPDYHELERQNKAMKKELELRKKEIDILKKAAQYFASLK; translated from the coding sequence ATGAGTAAAAAATACGATCCCCAATTTAAACAAGAAGCGATCAATTTAGCCCTAAATAGCGAACAAACTTATCGACAAACAGCCAATGATTTAGGTATAAATTACAAAACATTTTGTAATTGGATGTACCAAACGATGAATAAACCAACCCATCAAGCGATAAAATCAAATAAAAAACCAGACTATCACGAACTTGAGCGTCAAAATAAAGCGATGAAAAAAGAGCTTGAGCTACGTAAAAAGGAGATCGATATCCTAAAAAAGGCCGCTCAGTACTTTGCGAGCCTGAAATAG
- a CDS encoding IS6 family transposase, with translation MKHTKIYKHHRYPFSIISHCVWLYYRFTLSYRDIELIMIKKAVSVTYESIRYWCIKFGKLYAKRIKKTKCYGDCIYMDEVFCKINSKRVYLWRAVDQDGQTIDVLVQEKRDSKAAKRFIQKVRKNIQQPVSKVITDKLKSYIKPIKTLLLSTPHITQQYANNRAENSHQSTRLREKKMRKFKSLK, from the coding sequence ATGAAACATACTAAAATCTATAAACATCATCGTTACCCATTCTCAATTATTAGTCACTGCGTATGGCTATATTACCGTTTCACGTTAAGTTATCGTGATATTGAACTTATTATGATAAAAAAAGCAGTTTCTGTGACTTATGAATCAATTCGCTATTGGTGCATTAAGTTCGGTAAGCTCTACGCTAAACGAATTAAAAAGACAAAATGTTATGGTGATTGTATTTATATGGATGAGGTCTTTTGTAAGATTAATAGCAAGCGAGTTTATCTTTGGCGAGCCGTTGATCAAGATGGTCAAACTATTGATGTGTTGGTTCAAGAAAAAAGAGATAGCAAAGCTGCTAAACGATTTATTCAAAAGGTAAGAAAAAACATTCAACAACCTGTTTCAAAAGTGATTACTGATAAATTAAAAAGCTATATTAAGCCTATCAAAACGTTACTTTTATCTACACCTCATATTACTCAGCAATATGCCAATAATCGAGCTGAAAATTCACATCAATCGACTCGACTTAGGGAAAAGAAAATGCGTAAATTTAAATCGTTAAAATAA
- a CDS encoding IclR family transcriptional regulator — MAGYSKIKVNHMIEQSNSSNIDKALTILETISNYADGISLAELAKITHIPKTTTFRILESLKAREYVLYDISNESYSLDIKSLELGIKGLMNVNLVEVSIPYLKTLSSKTNETCFLGVYNQGHVIYLYKSEGTMSIQTNARLGSRMPAYCTGIGKALLAYQPLEEIDRVLNQKLERITEKTVTDRVQLYNILADVRLNGYSFDNEENEEGLTCVAKPIFNYTNSIIGAISVAGPTHRMCHKIDSIILELQNVCNTVSRRLGYIGILSS; from the coding sequence ATGGCAGGATATTCCAAAATTAAAGTTAACCATATGATCGAACAATCAAACTCATCTAATATTGATAAAGCGCTTACAATTCTAGAAACAATCAGTAACTATGCTGACGGTATTTCACTAGCAGAACTGGCTAAAATAACGCATATTCCGAAAACAACAACTTTTAGGATTTTAGAATCACTAAAAGCACGAGAATATGTGTTGTACGATATTTCAAATGAAAGCTATTCACTTGATATCAAATCGCTGGAATTAGGTATTAAAGGATTGATGAATGTTAATCTGGTAGAAGTATCTATTCCTTATTTAAAAACATTATCAAGTAAAACAAATGAAACCTGTTTTTTAGGTGTTTATAATCAAGGCCATGTCATTTACCTTTATAAAAGTGAAGGCACGATGTCAATCCAGACAAATGCCCGACTTGGTAGTAGAATGCCTGCATATTGTACAGGCATAGGTAAAGCTTTACTTGCTTATCAACCTTTGGAAGAGATAGATCGTGTTCTTAATCAAAAACTAGAAAGAATCACTGAAAAAACAGTTACTGATCGAGTGCAACTCTATAATATTTTGGCAGATGTCAGGCTTAACGGTTATTCTTTTGATAATGAGGAAAATGAAGAAGGTTTAACTTGTGTTGCTAAGCCAATATTTAATTACACCAACTCAATTATAGGTGCGATAAGTGTTGCCGGCCCAACACATCGAATGTGCCATAAAATAGATTCTATTATTTTAGAATTACAAAATGTATGCAATACCGTATCAAGAAGACTTGGCTACATTGGGATACTGTCAAGTTAA